The following are encoded in a window of Hemiscyllium ocellatum isolate sHemOce1 chromosome 35, sHemOce1.pat.X.cur, whole genome shotgun sequence genomic DNA:
- the LOC132832465 gene encoding zinc finger protein 271-like, with product MEEKPFKCAVCDQAFTKSTTLVNHQRIHTGEQPFKCKVCEKSFSWSSTLRAHKSVHTGEKPFTCEVCGKSFLYSSTLHRHRHIHTGKKRFICKMCNKSFLQSWALLEHGRTHTGEKPFTCKVCIKSFSDSSALHVHQRIHSGEKPFKCEVCDKSFSDSSTLRKHRRIHTGEKLFICDMCDKSFTYSSTLQTHRRIHTGERPFVCEVCGKSFSDSSTLRKHRHIHAGEKPFTCDVCFKSFSDASAVHKHRLIHTGEKLFTCEDCDKSFSRLSILLLHQKIHAGQKPFTCKMCDKSFLYSSTFHRHQRIHTGEKPFTCRTCNKSFLQSWALLEHQRIHTQEKPFTCEVCMKSFSDSSNLRTHQRIHTGEKPFTCEVCDKSFSDSSTLRKHRRIHTGEKPFTCEMCNKSFTYSSSLRIHQRIHTGEKPFTCEKCGKSFSDSSALCKHRRIHTGEKPFTCEVCGKSFSRSSTLLFHQRIHTRE from the coding sequence ATGGAAGAGAAGCCATTCAAGTGTGCAGTGTGTGACCAAGCTTTCACAAAATCAACAACACTTGTGAATCATCAACGTATTCACACTGGAgaacagccattcaaatgtaaggtgtgtgagaaatcattctCATGGTCATCAACTCTCCGAGCTCACAAATCGGTCCACACAGGTGAGAAACCATTCACTTGTGAGGTGTGTGGCAAGTCATTCTTGTATTCATCAACCCTTCATAGACACCGACACATTCATACAGGGAAGAAACGTTTCATTTGCAAGATGTGCAACAAATCATTCTTGCAGTCATGGGCTCTCCTTGAACACGGGCGcactcacacaggggagaaaccattcacatgcAAGGTGTGCATCAAATCCTTCTCTGATTCATCAGCCCTCCATGTTCACCAACGTATTCACagtggggagaaaccattcaaatgtgaggtgtgtgacaaatcattctctgaTTCCTCAACCCTTCGGAAACACCGACGcattcacacaggagagaaatTATTCATATGTGAcatgtgtgacaaatcattcacaTATTCATCGACTCTCCAAACACACCGACGTATACACACAGGAGAAAGACCATTTGTATGTGaagtgtgtgggaaatcattctCTGATTCATCAACCCTTCGCAAACACCGCCATATTCAtgcaggggagaaaccattcacatgtgACGTGTGTTTCAAATCATTCTCTGATGCATCAGCTGTCCACAAACACCGACTgattcacacaggagagaaatTATTCACGTGCGAAGACTGTGACAAATCGTTCTCACGGTTATCAATCCTCCTGTTGCATCAGAAGATTCACGCTGGACAGAAACCATTCACATGCAAgatgtgtgacaaatcattcttgTATTCATCAACCTTTCATAGACACCAACgaattcacacaggggagaaacccttTACTTGCAGGACTTGCAACAAATCATTTTTGCAGTCATGGGCCCTCCTTGAACATCAACGCATTCATACACAGGAGAAACCATTCACGTGTGAGGTGTGTATGAAATCATTCTCTGATTCATCAAACCTCCGAACacaccaacgcattcacacaggggagaaaccgtTCACGTGTgaagtgtgtgacaaatcattctctgaTTCATCGACCCTTCGGAAACATCGACGCATTCATACAGGAGAAAAACCATTCACGTGTGAGATGTGTAACAAATCGTTCACGTACTCATCGAGCCTCCGCATACACCAACGTATTCAtactggggagaaaccattcacatgcGAGAAGTGTGGCAAGTCATTCTCTGATTCGTCGGCCCTCTGCAAACACCGTCGCATTCACACAGGTGAGAAACCATTCACGTGTGAAGTTTGCGGCAAATCCTTCTCCAGGTCATCAACCCTCCTGTTCCATCAGAGGATTCACACAAGGGAGTAA